The Spirosoma radiotolerans genome has a window encoding:
- a CDS encoding class I SAM-dependent methyltransferase produces MTDLFNHPIAPLVERKPKPTRPGQQLQIAPEIKSIAFDQDEILQSILTLYVAGNTFDCDATYGYGEFYKAIARPRYCFDIAPKKPEAVIGDSRALPLGDRSIKSLMFDPPFVVSNHKESEEYVMSQKYGGYRTITELREHYRKSLVEFARVVKPRGIVVFKCQDFVHGRSNYFIHDEVLSLAKDAGFKAVDLFILFARNRFRGQVHKQNHARKFHSYFWVFRRNQKQRS; encoded by the coding sequence TACCCGGCCCGGTCAGCAGCTACAGATTGCGCCCGAAATCAAGTCCATCGCTTTCGATCAGGACGAGATTCTACAGTCGATTCTGACGCTATATGTTGCCGGCAACACATTCGACTGCGACGCGACCTACGGCTACGGCGAGTTTTATAAGGCCATTGCCCGCCCTCGCTACTGCTTTGACATCGCGCCCAAAAAACCCGAAGCCGTGATCGGAGATTCTCGGGCCTTGCCGCTGGGTGATCGGAGTATCAAATCGTTGATGTTTGATCCGCCCTTTGTGGTGTCCAATCACAAGGAGTCTGAAGAGTACGTAATGAGCCAGAAGTACGGCGGCTACCGGACTATTACCGAGCTGAGGGAGCATTACAGAAAGTCTCTCGTCGAGTTTGCCCGCGTGGTTAAACCACGCGGAATCGTGGTCTTCAAATGTCAGGACTTCGTACACGGCCGGAGTAATTACTTTATCCACGACGAGGTATTGTCTCTGGCCAAGGATGCAGGCTTTAAAGCGGTCGATCTGTTCATCCTGTTTGCCCGTAACCGCTTTCGTGGCCAGGTGCATAAGCAAAACCACGCCCGCAAGTTTCATTCCTATTTCTGGGTATTTCGTCGCAATCAAAAACAACGCTCCTGA